A genomic segment from Lignipirellula cremea encodes:
- a CDS encoding Lpg1974 family pore-forming outer membrane protein — MLKKSFLRIVLGALVVCSGSLAVNASEYDNSRFAALEAEIAELKASLNSSQFHNAGYSTTLPGNAGCASAGNGCCDGGGNNCCDSGCCGSGCGGGNCCCRSWYVGAEMPLLKVYDTSISIPGFGLSTPEYDHQPAFRGWAGTEWGNGVGSRVRFFWFEDSTGPSPLIAGLSLGQATEIYTVDLEMTQRGRFAGWDLMAFGGVRIGGIDQTLSATIGGGAVDISRDFDGAGLTFGVGFERKLRGCWKAYGNARASVLYGESDIDVALTPGGPALPGIVKLDDDLVKVYEINVGVEYSRNTRYGRAFGRVGIESQVWETSSILLGIGDNEVGLFGPTFAIGLER; from the coding sequence ATGTTAAAAAAGTCATTTCTCCGAATTGTATTGGGAGCCCTGGTTGTCTGCTCCGGCAGCCTTGCGGTAAACGCCAGCGAATACGACAACAGTCGGTTTGCGGCTCTTGAAGCCGAAATCGCCGAACTCAAAGCGTCTTTGAATTCGTCCCAGTTCCATAATGCCGGTTACAGCACAACCCTGCCCGGCAACGCCGGATGCGCCTCCGCCGGAAACGGCTGCTGCGATGGCGGCGGGAACAACTGCTGCGACAGCGGCTGCTGTGGATCGGGTTGCGGCGGTGGAAACTGCTGCTGCCGCAGCTGGTATGTGGGGGCGGAAATGCCCTTGCTGAAGGTTTACGACACCTCCATCAGCATCCCCGGGTTTGGGCTATCGACGCCCGAATACGATCATCAGCCCGCGTTCCGCGGTTGGGCTGGAACGGAATGGGGCAACGGGGTCGGTAGCCGCGTCCGCTTCTTCTGGTTTGAAGACAGCACCGGACCGTCGCCTCTGATTGCCGGTTTGTCGCTGGGCCAGGCGACCGAGATCTATACGGTTGACCTCGAAATGACCCAGCGCGGTCGTTTCGCTGGCTGGGACCTGATGGCTTTCGGTGGTGTGCGTATTGGTGGTATTGATCAGACCTTGTCGGCCACGATCGGCGGCGGTGCGGTCGATATCTCTCGCGACTTTGATGGCGCCGGTCTGACGTTTGGCGTCGGCTTTGAGCGTAAACTTCGCGGCTGCTGGAAAGCCTACGGTAACGCCCGCGCTTCGGTGCTGTACGGCGAATCCGATATCGACGTCGCCCTCACCCCCGGCGGTCCCGCCCTGCCCGGCATTGTGAAACTCGACGACGACCTGGTCAAAGTCTACGAAATCAACGTGGGCGTCGAATACAGCCGCAACACCCGCTACGGCCGCGCTTTCGGCCGCGTGGGTATTGAGAGCCAGGTTTGGGAAACCAGCTCGATTCTGCTCGGCATTGGCGACAACGAAGTCGGCCTGTTCGGCCCGACCTTCGCCATTGGTCTCGAGCGTTAA
- a CDS encoding transposase: MPSAARAEIVAAGEVGFYHCISRCVRRACLCGDDGVTGRNFDHRKEWVRQRIGLLAQVFAIDVCAYAAMSNHLHLLLRIRPDLAEKWTAEEVASRWLKLSGSATAEQIETLAGNEKRIAELRTRLASLSWFMRYLKEYIARRANAEEEVSGRFWEGRFTSQALLDEAAVLACAAYVDLNPIRAAIAETLEESDFTSVQQRIEERSAGDSRRTTSVVRLCQIDERDGGFLPLTRDGYLSLLDRIARLHRPGKPGVTPAALPPVLERLNLSPDELLGFNPRFHRGNRVAFLN, translated from the coding sequence ATGCCAAGCGCAGCGCGGGCGGAGATTGTGGCGGCGGGGGAAGTGGGCTTCTATCACTGCATTTCGCGGTGCGTTCGCCGAGCCTGTTTGTGCGGCGATGACGGCGTCACCGGGCGGAATTTCGACCACCGCAAGGAATGGGTCCGACAGCGGATCGGGCTGCTCGCCCAGGTGTTCGCCATCGACGTATGTGCTTACGCCGCCATGAGTAACCACCTGCATCTGCTGCTCCGCATCCGGCCCGATCTGGCCGAAAAGTGGACCGCAGAAGAAGTCGCCAGCCGCTGGCTTAAGCTGTCCGGCTCGGCCACCGCCGAGCAGATTGAAACGCTCGCCGGTAACGAAAAACGGATCGCCGAACTGCGGACGCGACTGGCCAGCCTGTCCTGGTTCATGCGGTATTTGAAGGAGTACATCGCCCGGCGGGCCAATGCCGAAGAGGAGGTCTCCGGCCGTTTCTGGGAGGGACGCTTCACCAGCCAGGCCCTGCTCGATGAGGCGGCCGTGCTCGCTTGCGCGGCGTACGTCGACCTCAATCCAATCCGGGCGGCCATCGCCGAAACCCTGGAGGAGAGCGACTTTACGTCGGTCCAGCAGCGGATCGAAGAGCGGTCGGCCGGCGACTCCCGCCGCACAACGTCTGTCGTGCGGCTTTGCCAGATCGACGAGCGCGACGGCGGTTTCCTGCCGCTCACGCGTGACGGGTATCTGTCGTTGCTCGACCGGATTGCCCGTCTCCACCGGCCAGGCAAGCCGGGCGTCACGCCGGCCGCATTGCCGCCAGTTCTCGAACGTCTGAATCTGTCGCCGGACGAGCTACTCGGCTTCAACCCCCGCTTCCATCGCGGCAACCGCGTGGCGTTTCTCAACTAA
- a CDS encoding IS4 family transposase — translation MSGITIRPAQSTFNFGDCVTAFLTQPGLPFASILAAERIRRVFALHGGLFGRIYSTAIVLWAFLGQVLRDGKEASCQSAVSRISSHCLLTRGVGVDPDTRDYCRARAKLPEGALRQLAGEIASNSEQEIDAKFLFKNRHAKLIDGSTFTMADTRANQEAYPQHASQQPGIGFPIARFVVVVSLATACVIDAAIARFQGKETGETALLRQLLHCFAAGDVAVADRFYGNYWVVAFLTLQGVDVCFRKHQKRPTDFRRGRRIGYKDHLLTWSRPDRPEWMSEELYAQMPLTIRLREIQYVVERAGRKQSPFVVITTLFQEQGEQEFTSDEIADFYGFRWHAELDLRSIKTHMNLRHLRCKTPAMVHRQFWTTLIAYNAIRLTACCSATLSGVPPRRISFARTCEYVLAGWELLSGVASIPAHALLQYSEERLMQIARCLVGNRPGRYEPRVLKKRQTNYGLMVQPRAVLKERLAHGDNSFETK, via the coding sequence ATGTCTGGTATAACCATTCGGCCGGCACAAAGCACCTTTAATTTCGGCGATTGTGTTACCGCCTTTCTCACCCAGCCGGGCTTGCCGTTCGCTTCGATTCTTGCCGCGGAACGTATTCGCCGCGTGTTTGCTCTGCACGGCGGGTTGTTCGGACGAATCTACTCCACCGCAATCGTGCTCTGGGCGTTTCTGGGCCAGGTCTTGCGCGACGGCAAAGAAGCCAGCTGCCAGTCCGCCGTATCGCGAATCAGCAGCCACTGTCTGCTCACCCGTGGAGTCGGCGTCGATCCGGACACGCGCGACTATTGCCGCGCCCGGGCCAAACTGCCCGAAGGGGCGCTGCGGCAACTGGCGGGTGAAATTGCCAGCAACAGCGAGCAGGAAATCGACGCCAAATTCTTGTTCAAGAATCGCCACGCGAAACTGATCGACGGCTCGACGTTCACGATGGCCGACACGCGAGCGAACCAGGAAGCGTATCCCCAGCACGCGTCGCAACAGCCGGGCATCGGCTTCCCGATCGCCCGCTTTGTGGTGGTCGTGTCGCTGGCGACCGCGTGCGTGATCGACGCCGCCATCGCCAGGTTTCAAGGGAAAGAAACAGGCGAAACGGCTTTGCTGCGGCAGTTGCTGCACTGCTTCGCCGCGGGCGACGTCGCCGTGGCCGACCGGTTCTATGGCAATTACTGGGTGGTCGCTTTCTTGACGCTGCAAGGCGTCGACGTCTGCTTTCGCAAACATCAAAAACGTCCTACGGATTTCCGACGCGGACGACGGATAGGATACAAAGATCATCTCCTTACCTGGAGCCGCCCCGATCGTCCCGAATGGATGAGTGAAGAACTCTACGCGCAGATGCCATTAACGATACGGTTGCGAGAAATTCAGTATGTCGTTGAGAGAGCCGGCAGAAAACAGTCGCCCTTTGTCGTGATCACGACGTTGTTCCAGGAGCAGGGCGAGCAGGAATTCACCTCTGACGAGATCGCCGATTTCTACGGATTCCGCTGGCATGCGGAGCTCGATCTGCGATCGATCAAAACGCACATGAACCTGCGTCACTTGCGTTGCAAGACGCCGGCGATGGTGCATCGGCAGTTCTGGACGACGCTGATCGCTTACAACGCGATCCGGCTGACGGCCTGCTGTAGTGCGACGCTGTCTGGCGTACCTCCGCGCCGGATCAGCTTCGCCAGGACGTGTGAGTATGTACTGGCCGGCTGGGAACTGCTGTCCGGCGTCGCCTCGATTCCGGCGCACGCCCTACTGCAGTACAGCGAGGAACGGCTCATGCAAATTGCCCGCTGCCTGGTCGGCAACCGTCCCGGCCGATACGAACCCCGCGTGCTGAAAAAGCGACAAACCAACTATGGCCTCATGGTCCAGCCAAGAGCCGTCCTGAAAGAAAGACTCGCCCATGGCGATAACTCGTTTGAGACGAAGTGA
- the moaA gene encoding GTP 3',8-cyclase MoaA, with translation MTISPPLVDSLGRVHTNLRISVTDRCNIRCFYCMPDENIRFKPRNEILTFEEITRLATVTAQLGVTKLRLTGGEPLVRSNLSELVGRLAQIPGIRDIALTTNGLLLAEQAPALKAAGLHRLNVSLDGLREATFQKIARRPGLDRVLAGIFAAREAGFDQIRLNAVAISGITDDEILPLGQFAREHDFELRFIEFMPLDAEGGWDSSQVISGDKIRRVLEAEFGPLLAAKRPDPSQPAMDYQFHDGRGRIGFINPVSQPFCSDCNRLRVTAEGQLRNCLFSLTEWDVRALLRGQADDQQIADLVQACVTAKKPGHGIDEAGFVRPERAMYQIGG, from the coding sequence ATGACCATAAGCCCTCCGTTGGTCGACTCGCTGGGGCGGGTGCATACGAATCTGCGGATCAGCGTGACCGACCGCTGTAATATCCGCTGTTTTTATTGCATGCCCGACGAAAACATCCGATTCAAGCCGCGGAACGAGATTCTTACTTTCGAAGAAATCACACGGCTGGCGACGGTCACCGCACAACTAGGCGTAACGAAACTGCGACTCACCGGAGGCGAACCGCTGGTGCGATCCAACCTGTCTGAGTTGGTCGGACGATTGGCCCAAATCCCTGGCATCCGCGACATTGCCTTGACCACCAACGGTTTGTTACTGGCTGAGCAGGCACCCGCATTAAAGGCGGCAGGCCTGCACCGGCTTAATGTAAGTCTCGACGGTCTGCGGGAAGCGACCTTTCAGAAGATTGCCCGACGTCCGGGTCTGGATCGGGTGCTAGCCGGCATTTTCGCCGCAAGAGAAGCCGGATTCGATCAGATTCGCTTGAACGCCGTGGCGATCTCGGGCATCACCGACGACGAAATTCTTCCGCTGGGGCAGTTCGCCCGCGAACACGATTTTGAACTGCGTTTCATCGAATTCATGCCGCTGGACGCGGAAGGCGGCTGGGACAGCAGCCAGGTGATCTCTGGCGACAAGATTCGCCGGGTGCTGGAGGCGGAATTTGGACCGCTGCTGGCGGCGAAACGACCGGACCCCAGCCAGCCGGCGATGGACTATCAGTTTCACGACGGACGAGGCCGTATCGGCTTTATTAACCCGGTCAGCCAGCCCTTCTGCAGTGATTGCAATCGCCTGCGTGTGACGGCGGAAGGACAGTTGCGGAACTGCCTCTTCTCCCTGACGGAATGGGATGTCCGGGCTCTGCTGCGCGGGCAGGCCGACGATCAGCAGATCGCCGACCTGGTTCAGGCTTGTGTAACCGCCAAAAAGCCTGGTCATGGAATCGATGAAGCTGGTTTTGTAAGACCCGAACGAGCCATGTACCAGATTGGCGGATGA
- a CDS encoding RyR domain-containing protein, with product MAPYIPHPMDTSSVALSGSLESLLEKLAENTHEVWASQRIKDGWTLGAERNDERKLHPCLVPYDELPESEKEYDRQTAREVLKAILQLGYEIRPRQLPQ from the coding sequence ATGGCGCCCTATATTCCTCACCCGATGGATACGTCGTCTGTCGCTTTGTCTGGCTCTCTTGAATCGCTGCTAGAAAAACTGGCGGAAAATACGCATGAAGTCTGGGCGTCGCAGAGAATCAAGGACGGCTGGACCTTGGGGGCCGAGCGAAACGATGAGCGAAAACTGCATCCGTGTCTGGTTCCCTACGACGAACTGCCCGAAAGCGAGAAAGAATACGATCGCCAGACCGCACGGGAGGTGTTGAAGGCAATTCTGCAGTTAGGCTATGAGATTCGCCCCCGCCAGCTCCCGCAATGA
- a CDS encoding molybdenum cofactor biosynthesis protein MoaE, whose translation MVELTTEPLDPTAMIDRATSPQAGAVVLFLGTTREITGDRVTAWLDYEAYGLMAEKKLQELEEAARSRWPLVACEIAHRLGRVPLAAASVAIVVSSPHRRAAFEAGQWLIDTLKETVPIWKKENWADGSTEWVHPGLPAGDNSPSPPGSPS comes from the coding sequence ATGGTGGAGTTAACTACAGAGCCGCTCGATCCGACGGCGATGATCGACCGGGCAACTTCGCCCCAGGCGGGAGCGGTCGTGCTTTTTCTGGGGACCACGCGCGAAATCACAGGCGATCGAGTCACAGCCTGGTTGGACTATGAAGCGTACGGGCTGATGGCGGAAAAGAAGCTGCAGGAGCTTGAGGAGGCGGCCCGTTCACGCTGGCCGCTTGTCGCTTGTGAAATTGCCCATCGGCTGGGACGAGTACCGCTGGCAGCCGCCAGCGTGGCGATTGTGGTCAGCAGCCCGCACCGGCGGGCGGCCTTCGAAGCGGGACAGTGGCTGATCGACACCTTAAAAGAGACCGTTCCGATCTGGAAAAAAGAAAACTGGGCCGACGGCTCTACCGAATGGGTCCACCCGGGACTGCCGGCCGGCGACAACTCTCCTTCTCCCCCTGGTTCTCCTTCATGA
- a CDS encoding CHAT domain-containing protein, with product MQDDQRLSAEQRQQRLAQRDEWWQQATALDKQGKLVEAAVVAEKVTGIQQELFGEKDPEVAFLREWLAVRYEATERFADARRVRQSVLDINTQSFGKDHWLVTDARLALANVERLSSLTFEERKRYVRARLLHAQSATHFRERKFSEAIAAAREAWQIRAAVLGGEHPDTLNSLTNLGEMFSTMGDHAAALMCHKQVLASNKEIRGARHPASAFSLSRVGRLLMSAGDYAAARPYAEEALAIHKVVLGPQHPLTASCHTSMGRLLQLNGDHAAALPFFEEALAIRQKVHGARHRDTIESLDELEQLLNAMGDYAAARPLLEKSLAIRKALLGPRHPDVAHILGDLGALFENMGDYASAKTSLEECLAIRKEVLGLKHADTAMAISNLGTLAHHMGDDAAAKLSFEESLAIYKEVLGPRHPDTALALSNLGRLLQEMYNYTSARPYFEEALAIHKEACGPKHPETATDLNDLGLLLRDLGDYPAARTHLEESVAIRKEVLGPRHPDTAVVLNSLGTVFRRMGNYPAAKTCFEECLAIRKESLGARNPDTARVISNLGLLLQNMGDYATALAYQQQSLALFKEVFGLKHAETATALGNLGSLAYSVGDYPTARTYYEESLAIRKEVLGPRRPGTANALNNLGALLQDMGDFDAARRCHEEALEICKESFGLEHPMTAGSLNKLGMLSLEEGDYPRAMSLCVRCLEIRKQVLGEEHLDTATSLNNLGAIYWDQGDFARAIPLYQRSLEINTKILGDQHPTTAISLNNMGSLYRAQGDNDRADLFYRKSLQIREAVLGKHHPDTANSLSDLGALYKDRGDFAQAERLLQQSLDIRRKVLGEGHPTTAASLNNLAVMYLAMRDYAKAEPLLHQSLILTQKVRGEKHLDIAVILTNLAVLNGVLGNYAEAEPFCLRALQLSRASLETTALIQSERQQLAMADGLRSQLDTYLSLALVSQKYEEQAFREVLAWKGATLVRQQQMRKVVENADVAPLFKRLQQTTTRLATLSRLYPAPEQQASWRQQITDLTAKKEQLEAELSLQSAEFRAARKQVTLEEMLAALPQDAVLVDFLEYWRFNPNSAQQLGAVQSLAVFVVRNGQPVVLLDLGPVAPLSTAIDTWRRSFGTARDGLAAGRLLRVRIWEPVEKHLAQSNLVLISSDGVLGRLPFSALPGKKDGAYLLEEYRLAMLPVPQRLPAIVSALGRKELSGGLLLIGDVNYDADQEIASASPRQESGTRSSTAMVRGSELHFSQLEATAGEIATIKEVFNDLFQHGPDAVKTLTQSDATEQQFREAASRFDTLHLATHGFFAEPEKKPAAASDERQRFSAIGDREQLIRGFNPGLLSGLAFSGANRSPETDKDDGILTADEIASLSLDGVDLVVLSACETGLGEVAGGEGLLSVQRAFQVAGARSTVASLWEVGDIATQRLMERFYRNYWEKKMSKIDALREAQLFLLNHPEAIRDLDHPEAVRGDKRVRPASPQAPARLSPQFWAAFSLSGDWR from the coding sequence GTGCAAGACGACCAGCGGCTGAGCGCAGAGCAGCGCCAGCAAAGGCTCGCCCAGCGCGACGAATGGTGGCAGCAGGCAACGGCTTTGGACAAGCAGGGGAAACTCGTTGAAGCCGCCGTGGTAGCGGAAAAGGTGACTGGCATCCAGCAGGAACTGTTCGGCGAGAAGGACCCGGAGGTCGCTTTCCTGAGAGAATGGCTGGCGGTGCGCTACGAAGCAACAGAAAGGTTTGCCGACGCCCGCCGGGTGCGCCAGTCCGTGCTTGATATTAACACGCAGTCATTCGGCAAGGATCATTGGTTGGTGACCGATGCTCGCCTGGCGCTGGCCAATGTTGAACGCCTTTCGTCGCTGACTTTCGAGGAGCGGAAACGCTATGTTCGCGCCCGGCTTTTGCACGCACAATCCGCGACGCACTTCCGGGAAAGAAAATTCAGCGAGGCGATCGCCGCAGCACGTGAAGCCTGGCAAATCCGCGCCGCGGTGCTCGGCGGCGAGCATCCCGATACTCTCAACAGCCTTACCAATCTAGGAGAAATGTTCTCCACAATGGGGGATCATGCGGCGGCCCTGATGTGCCACAAGCAGGTGCTGGCGAGCAACAAAGAGATCCGCGGCGCCCGGCATCCTGCATCGGCTTTTAGCCTCAGCCGTGTGGGAAGACTCCTGATGTCGGCTGGCGATTACGCCGCGGCACGCCCCTACGCCGAAGAAGCGCTGGCGATCCATAAAGTGGTGCTTGGGCCGCAGCATCCCCTTACGGCGAGTTGTCATACCAGCATGGGAAGACTGCTCCAGTTAAATGGGGATCATGCCGCGGCACTGCCATTTTTCGAGGAAGCTCTGGCAATTCGCCAAAAAGTGCACGGCGCCAGGCATCGCGACACGATTGAATCACTCGATGAACTGGAGCAACTGCTCAATGCGATGGGCGATTACGCCGCTGCCCGGCCCTTGCTGGAAAAGTCCCTGGCTATCAGGAAGGCATTGCTCGGCCCACGGCATCCTGATGTTGCCCACATCCTTGGCGACCTGGGTGCGCTGTTCGAAAACATGGGCGACTACGCTTCCGCCAAGACATCTCTTGAAGAGTGCCTGGCAATCCGCAAGGAGGTACTCGGCCTCAAGCATGCTGACACGGCGATGGCGATCAGCAACCTCGGCACGCTTGCTCATCACATGGGCGATGACGCCGCGGCCAAGTTATCTTTCGAAGAGTCTTTGGCGATCTATAAGGAGGTGCTTGGGCCCAGGCACCCCGACACCGCGTTAGCCTTGAGTAACCTGGGTAGACTTCTTCAGGAAATGTACAATTACACATCCGCCCGGCCTTATTTTGAAGAGGCCCTTGCGATCCACAAAGAGGCGTGTGGTCCGAAGCACCCTGAGACCGCCACTGACTTGAACGACCTGGGCTTGCTGCTTCGGGACCTGGGCGATTACCCAGCCGCCCGGACCCATCTTGAAGAGTCCGTCGCAATCCGGAAGGAAGTGCTCGGGCCCAGGCATCCGGATACGGCGGTCGTCCTGAACAGCCTGGGTACGGTGTTTCGAAGGATGGGCAATTATCCGGCCGCCAAGACCTGTTTCGAAGAATGTCTGGCGATTCGAAAGGAGTCGCTCGGCGCCAGGAACCCGGACACCGCAAGAGTCATTAGCAATCTCGGCTTGCTTCTTCAGAACATGGGCGATTACGCCACAGCCCTGGCCTACCAGCAACAGTCCCTGGCACTTTTCAAGGAGGTATTCGGCCTCAAGCATGCGGAAACTGCGACTGCGCTCGGCAACTTGGGTTCGCTTGCTTATTCCGTGGGCGATTACCCGACCGCCAGGACATATTACGAAGAGTCTTTGGCGATCCGCAAGGAAGTGCTTGGGCCCAGGCGCCCAGGCACCGCGAACGCCTTGAATAACCTTGGCGCACTTCTTCAGGACATGGGCGATTTTGACGCCGCCCGCCGGTGTCATGAGGAAGCGCTGGAGATCTGCAAGGAAAGCTTTGGACTGGAACACCCCATGACTGCGGGCAGCCTGAATAAACTGGGCATGCTTTCTTTGGAAGAGGGGGACTACCCGCGGGCAATGTCGCTCTGCGTCCGATGTCTTGAAATTCGCAAGCAGGTTCTGGGGGAAGAACATTTAGATACGGCTACGAGCCTGAATAATCTGGGGGCAATCTACTGGGACCAGGGAGACTTCGCGCGGGCCATACCGCTGTACCAACGGAGCCTCGAAATCAACACGAAAATTTTGGGCGATCAGCACCCCACAACGGCTATCAGTCTGAACAACATGGGGTCGCTGTACCGGGCTCAAGGGGACAACGATCGGGCCGATCTCTTCTACCGAAAAAGCCTCCAGATCCGGGAAGCGGTGCTGGGTAAACACCACCCGGATACGGCCAACAGCCTCAGTGATCTGGGTGCGTTGTATAAAGACCGGGGGGACTTCGCACAGGCCGAGCGACTTTTGCAGCAGAGCCTCGACATCAGACGGAAAGTCTTGGGTGAGGGACACCCGACTACCGCCGCCAGCCTTAATAATCTGGCCGTCATGTATCTGGCGATGCGCGATTATGCGAAGGCCGAACCACTACTCCATCAGAGTCTAATACTGACCCAAAAAGTCCGTGGCGAGAAACATCTCGACATTGCCGTGATCCTTACGAATTTGGCCGTTTTAAATGGGGTGTTGGGCAACTATGCGGAGGCCGAGCCGTTTTGTCTTCGTGCCTTGCAACTGTCGAGAGCCTCGCTGGAAACCACTGCCCTGATTCAGTCCGAGCGGCAGCAACTGGCGATGGCCGACGGATTGCGAAGCCAATTGGATACGTATTTGTCTCTGGCATTGGTTTCTCAAAAATATGAAGAGCAAGCCTTTCGCGAGGTGCTTGCCTGGAAAGGGGCCACGCTGGTTCGGCAACAGCAGATGCGTAAAGTCGTTGAGAACGCCGATGTCGCTCCCCTCTTCAAACGTCTCCAGCAAACCACCACCCGGCTGGCCACGCTGTCGCGGTTGTACCCCGCACCCGAGCAGCAAGCGTCCTGGCGACAGCAGATTACCGATCTGACCGCGAAGAAGGAGCAACTGGAAGCAGAACTCAGCCTGCAGAGCGCAGAGTTTCGAGCAGCGAGAAAGCAGGTCACGCTGGAAGAGATGCTGGCGGCCCTGCCGCAGGATGCCGTACTGGTAGACTTCCTGGAGTATTGGCGATTCAATCCGAACAGCGCACAACAGCTTGGCGCCGTCCAAAGCCTGGCGGTGTTTGTTGTGCGCAACGGCCAGCCGGTGGTGCTCCTAGACCTGGGGCCGGTCGCCCCGCTGAGTACAGCGATCGACACCTGGCGGCGGTCCTTTGGAACCGCGCGCGACGGGCTGGCGGCCGGAAGGCTCCTGCGGGTACGAATCTGGGAGCCGGTTGAAAAACACCTTGCACAAAGTAACCTGGTGCTCATTTCCAGCGATGGCGTGCTGGGCCGCCTGCCGTTTAGCGCGCTGCCTGGGAAAAAGGACGGTGCGTACCTGCTGGAAGAATATCGCCTGGCGATGCTGCCGGTGCCGCAACGGCTGCCGGCGATTGTCAGTGCACTGGGTCGCAAGGAACTCTCCGGCGGCTTGCTGTTGATTGGCGACGTCAACTATGACGCCGACCAGGAGATAGCCTCCGCTTCGCCGCGTCAGGAAAGCGGGACGCGTTCCAGCACCGCGATGGTCCGCGGCTCGGAACTCCATTTCTCTCAGCTGGAGGCAACTGCCGGCGAGATCGCTACGATCAAAGAAGTATTCAACGATCTGTTTCAGCATGGTCCCGACGCAGTCAAAACGCTCACACAATCGGATGCCACCGAGCAGCAGTTCCGCGAGGCGGCGTCCCGCTTCGACACCCTGCACCTGGCAACGCACGGATTCTTTGCCGAACCGGAGAAGAAGCCGGCGGCGGCCAGTGACGAACGCCAGAGGTTCAGCGCCATTGGCGACCGGGAGCAACTGATTCGCGGCTTCAATCCGGGCCTGCTTTCAGGCCTGGCCTTTAGTGGAGCCAACCGCTCGCCCGAAACGGACAAAGATGACGGCATCCTGACGGCGGACGAGATCGCGTCGCTCAGCCTCGACGGCGTCGATCTGGTCGTACTTTCGGCCTGCGAAACGGGCCTCGGCGAAGTGGCCGGCGGTGAGGGTTTATTGAGCGTCCAGCGCGCCTTCCAGGTGGCCGGGGCGCGCTCCACCGTAGCCAGCCTGTGGGAAGTAGGAGACATCGCCACCCAGCGGCTGATGGAACGCTTTTATCGCAACTATTGGGAAAAGAAAATGAGCAAAATCGACGCACTCCGGGAAGCCCAGCTTTTCCTGCTCAACCATCCAGAAGCGATCCGCGACCTGGACCATCCCGAAGCCGTCCGCGGCGACAAGCGCGTGCGTCCGGCCAGCCCCCAGGCTCCTGCACGCCTGTCGCCCCAGTTCTGGGCGGCGTTCTCGCTCAGCGGCGATTGGAGATAG